The following are encoded in a window of Rosa chinensis cultivar Old Blush chromosome 4, RchiOBHm-V2, whole genome shotgun sequence genomic DNA:
- the LOC112196094 gene encoding probable LRR receptor-like serine/threonine-protein kinase At1g53430 isoform X1, translated as MGTEASSRLVSVTITSICLIFTLSQLGSEFKYQSVAQKLPDEEARALKRVVEKLALNYRISSKGCNKSGKYDIKCECSFQNHTICRVTKIFHILSDSTLRASSLTGFIPEELGNLTHLRELDLSNNQLTGPIPASLGNLSSLYKLNLQENQLTGPIPASLGNMKFRVSFAKDHTSHRSMVVSFELDLSDNQLDGFIPATLMNVAVSSVASDPDAYRLFKLKQYDRANVDPQFYLDLSSNQLTGPIPESLGNLTFISFIELYNNFLNGSIPASLGALTYLHVLSMENNRISGSLPQTLGNLTILNYLGVASNSISGTVPKSFASLTSLYAFYLSGNYLSGPFPDFIAANWTLIEEIFLNGNNFKGKIPAGIFNLSHLEMLSISDVEADSHFQFPPSIHVAKSFSVLILRNCSITGQIPSYIGNMLSLTNIDLSFNRLTGRIPDSLKNLNVTHMSFSKNMLTGKIPDWIQNAVWSKMDFSYNNFSKLTFKPSPNLQLNLFSSCCNSSTCLPNSTDTIKEKSCPRKPKYHSLFINCGGGETRGADGNLYDQDNDTLLYYQSPKGNWARSSVGNSYDYASDGNSSKLLKNVRCGLSSEARLYDTARISFVSLKYYGFCLRKGKYRVALHFAEIVDEVTDILEDIDFRSTDKRTFDVYIQGKRRLKDFNIIDNAGGPNKEYIQTFTHVYVNDSTLEIHFYSRSAGEGTLDGPLISAITVTPEYKQQLSPLQTALITVASIIVFLLLLLLFAWMMGWLGNTDHLQEIDIGIEKPVTLKQLKDATRNFSKRNEIAQGGFGTVYKAEVQGKIVAVKKLRSHCQERINEFINEFYTLKAMSQENLVQLLDIYNAKGLHLLIYEYMENNSLAHALFDSKSKLKLDWEVRFNICLGIARGLEYLHEHPRMKIVHSDIKSTNILLDGNLKAKISDFGLARLYTEDDQFKFIKVEVPQGYMAPEYVRGIVTSKADVYSFGVVILETVSGRTNAGYRRDSQESEFLLDTAYDLHRKGRLVDLVDKTLSNKYDAKQAIIILNLAVKCTNISPTLRPTMSEVVSVLVGDKKIEEICTPALSDSHLAQVDSSVSMEATSRASTSSNLIKGEEETEHIYESTP; from the exons ATGGGGACCGAAGCTTCATCGAGACTTGTCAGCGTTACTATTACAAGTATATGCCTCATCTTTACTCTTTCTCAGCTTGGTTCTGAATTCAAATATCAGAGTGTAGCTCAAAAGTTGCCCGATGAAGAAG CGAGAGCTCTTAAGCGAGTAGTAGAGAAGTTGGCGTTAAACTATCGAATATCCTCTAAAGGGTGCAATAAGAGCGGTAAGTATGACATCAAATGTGAATGCAGTTTTCAAAACCACACCATTTGCCGCGTCACAAAAAT CTTTCACATTTTGAGTGACAGTACACTGAGGGCTAGCAGTTTGACTGGATTTATACCTGAAGAACTAGGCAATCTCACACATCTGAGAGAACT GGATCTCAGTAACAATCAATTGACTGGTCCTATACCCGCTAGCTTGGGAAATTTATCTTCGCTTTACAAGCT GAACCTTCAGGAAAATCAATTGACCGGGCCCATTCCGGCGAGTTTGGGAAATATGAAATTTCGAGTATCATT CGCCAAGGATCATACTTCGCACCGCAGCATGGTTGTTAGCTTCGAACT AGATCTTTCAGACAATCAATTGGATGGATTCATACCAGCCACTTTAATGAATGTGGCTGTCTCTTCTGTGGCATC TGATCCAGATGCCTACCGACTCTTCAAGCTTAAGCAATACGACAGGGCTAATGTTGACCCACAGTTCTACCT GGATCTTTCAAGCAATCAACTGACTGGGCCTATTCCAGAGAGCTTAGGGAATTTGACTTTCATAAGTTTTAT TGAACTGtataacaactttctcaacGGCTCTATACCAGCATCTTTGGGTGCACTGACTTATCTGCATGTTCT GTCTATGGAAAACAATAGAATCTCCGGCAGTCTCCCACAAACACTAGGAAATTTGACAATCCTTAATTACCT CGGGGTCGCATCTAACAGTATTAGTGGGACAGTACCAAAAAGTTTTGCCAGCCTTACGAGTCTGTATGCATT TTATTTATCTGGTAACTATTTGTCTGGCCCGTTTCCTGACTTCATAGCAGCCAACTGGACTTTAATCGAAGAGAT TTTTCTCAACGGAAACAATTTCAAGGGGAAGATACCTGCCGGAATTTTTAATTTATCACATCTAGAAATGTT GTCAATAAGTGATGTTGAAGCTGACTCTCATTTCCAGTTCCCACCATCTATACACGTGGCGAAAAGTTTTAGTGTATT GATACTAAGAAACTGCTCAATCACTGGTCAAATTCCTTCTTACATAGGAAATATGTTATCATTAACGAACAT AGACTTGAGCTTCAACAGGTTAACGGGTAGAATCCCAGATTCTTTGAAAAACTTAAATGTAACTCACAT GTCTTTTTCAAAAAATATGCTTACTGGGAAAATTCCTGATTGGATTCAAAATGCAGTATGGAGCAAGAT GGATTTTTCATACAATAATTTTTCAAAGCTAACCTTTAAACCGTCACCCAATCTACAACT GAATTTGTTTTCCTCCTGCTGCAACTCCTCAACTTGTCTGCCAAATTC GACAGACACAATCAAGGAGAAGTCTTGTCCCCGAAAACCTAAGT ATCATTCATTGTTCATAAATTGTGGCGGTGGGGAAACACGTGGTGCTGATGGAAATCTTTATGATCAAGATAATGATACGTTACTATATTACCAGAGTCCAAAAGGAAACTGGGCTCGGAGTAGTGTTGGAAACAGCTACGACTATGCTTCCGATGGCAATTCTAGTAAATTGTTAAAAAACGTTAGATGTGGGCTTTCATCTGAAGCACGTTTATACGATACAGCTCGCATTTCCTTTGTCTCTTTAAAATATTACGGGTTCTGTTTACGTAAAGGCAAATACCGTGTAGCACTTCACTTTGCTGAGATTGTTGATGAAGTTACAGATATTCTTGAGGATATTGATTTTAGAAGTACAGATAAACGCACATTTGATGTATATATTCAG GGTAAGAGACGACTAAAGGATTTCAACATTATAGACAATGCAGGAGGTCCGaataaagaatatatacaaacttTCACGCATGTTTATGTAAACGATAGTACATTAGAGATCCACTTCTACTCTCGATCCGCTGGAGAAGGGACACTTGATGGACCTCTCATATCTGCTATAACCGTAACTCCAG AGTACAAGCAACAACTATCTCCTTTGCAAACAGCGCTCATTACTGTGGCTTCAATCATAGTTTTCTTGTTGCTTTTATTACTTTTTGCCTGGATGATGGGGTGGCTGGGGAATACAGATCACTTACAAG AAATAGATATAGGTATAGAAAAGCCTGTCACCCTCAAACAATTAAAAGATGCTACTCGGAATTTTAGCAAGAGGAATGAGATTGCTCAAGGGGGTTTTGGGACCGTTTACAAG GCTGAAGTGCAAGGGAAAATTGTAGCCGTGAAGAAACTTCGCTCTCATTGCCAGGAAAGGATCaatgagttcataaatgaattTTATACCTTAAAAGCAATGAGTCAAGAGAACCTTGTTCAGTTGCTGGACATTTACAACGCAAAAGGCCTGCATTTGCTCATCTATGAATATATGGAGAACAACTCCCTTGCACATGCCTTATTTG ACTCAAAGTCCAAATTGAAACTTGACTGGGAAGTTAGGTTTAACATTTGCCTGGGAATAGCTAGGGGATTGGAGTATCTACATGAGCATCCCAGGATGAAGATAGTTCACAGCGACATTAAATCCACTAATATTCTTCTCGATGGAAACCTTAAGGCTAAAATATCAGACTTTGGATTGGCAAGACTTTACACCGAAGatgatcaattcaagttcatcaaagTAGAAGTGCCACA AGGATATATGGCACCTGAGTATGTTCGAGGAATTGTGACATCTAAAGCCGATGTCTACAGTTTTGGGGTGGTTATACTTGAAACTGTTAGTGGAAGGACAAATGCAGGATACAGGCGAGATAGCCAGGAAAGTGAATTTCTTCTAGACACG GCTTATGATTTACATCGGAAAGGAAGGTTGGTGGACTTGGTTGACAAAACCTTGTCCAACAAGTATGATGCAAAACAAGCCATAATCATTTTGAATTTAGCAGTAAAGTGCACCAATATATCTCCAACTCTGAGGCCTACTATGTCTGAAGTAGTGAGTGTTCTCGTTGGCGACAAAAAAATTGAGGAGATTTGTACTCCTGCTCTTAGTGATAGTCACCTTGCTCAAGTTGATTCCTCTGTTTCTATGGAAGCAACCTCGAGAGCATCCACATCATCCAATTTGATCAAAGGGGAAGAGGAAACAGAACACATTTATGAGAGTACCCCCTAG
- the LOC112196094 gene encoding probable LRR receptor-like serine/threonine-protein kinase At1g53430 isoform X3 — protein sequence MGTEASSRLVSVTITSICLIFTLSQLGSEFKYQSVAQKLPDEEARALKRVVEKLALNYRISSKGCNKSGKYDIKCECSFQNHTICRVTKIFHILSDSTLRASSLTGFIPEELGNLTHLRELDLSNNQLTGPIPASLGNLSSLYKLNLQENQLTGPIPASLGNMKFRVSFAKDHTSHRSMVVSFELDLSDNQLDGFIPATLMNVAVSSVASDPDAYRLFKLKQYDRANVDPQFYLDLSSNQLTGPIPESLGNLTFISFIELYNNFLNGSIPASLGALTYLHVLSMENNRISGSLPQTLGNLTILNYLGVASNSISGTVPKSFASLTSLYAFYLSGNYLSGPFPDFIAANWTLIEEIFLNGNNFKGKIPAGIFNLSHLEMLSISDVEADSHFQFPPSIHVAKSFSVLILRNCSITGQIPSYIGNMLSLTNIDLSFNRLTGRIPDSLKNLNVTHMSFSKNMLTGKIPDWIQNAVWSKMTDTIKEKSCPRKPKYHSLFINCGGGETRGADGNLYDQDNDTLLYYQSPKGNWARSSVGNSYDYASDGNSSKLLKNVRCGLSSEARLYDTARISFVSLKYYGFCLRKGKYRVALHFAEIVDEVTDILEDIDFRSTDKRTFDVYIQGKRRLKDFNIIDNAGGPNKEYIQTFTHVYVNDSTLEIHFYSRSAGEGTLDGPLISAITVTPEYKQQLSPLQTALITVASIIVFLLLLLLFAWMMGWLGNTDHLQEIDIGIEKPVTLKQLKDATRNFSKRNEIAQGGFGTVYKAEVQGKIVAVKKLRSHCQERINEFINEFYTLKAMSQENLVQLLDIYNAKGLHLLIYEYMENNSLAHALFDSKSKLKLDWEVRFNICLGIARGLEYLHEHPRMKIVHSDIKSTNILLDGNLKAKISDFGLARLYTEDDQFKFIKVEVPQGYMAPEYVRGIVTSKADVYSFGVVILETVSGRTNAGYRRDSQESEFLLDTAYDLHRKGRLVDLVDKTLSNKYDAKQAIIILNLAVKCTNISPTLRPTMSEVVSVLVGDKKIEEICTPALSDSHLAQVDSSVSMEATSRASTSSNLIKGEEETEHIYESTP from the exons ATGGGGACCGAAGCTTCATCGAGACTTGTCAGCGTTACTATTACAAGTATATGCCTCATCTTTACTCTTTCTCAGCTTGGTTCTGAATTCAAATATCAGAGTGTAGCTCAAAAGTTGCCCGATGAAGAAG CGAGAGCTCTTAAGCGAGTAGTAGAGAAGTTGGCGTTAAACTATCGAATATCCTCTAAAGGGTGCAATAAGAGCGGTAAGTATGACATCAAATGTGAATGCAGTTTTCAAAACCACACCATTTGCCGCGTCACAAAAAT CTTTCACATTTTGAGTGACAGTACACTGAGGGCTAGCAGTTTGACTGGATTTATACCTGAAGAACTAGGCAATCTCACACATCTGAGAGAACT GGATCTCAGTAACAATCAATTGACTGGTCCTATACCCGCTAGCTTGGGAAATTTATCTTCGCTTTACAAGCT GAACCTTCAGGAAAATCAATTGACCGGGCCCATTCCGGCGAGTTTGGGAAATATGAAATTTCGAGTATCATT CGCCAAGGATCATACTTCGCACCGCAGCATGGTTGTTAGCTTCGAACT AGATCTTTCAGACAATCAATTGGATGGATTCATACCAGCCACTTTAATGAATGTGGCTGTCTCTTCTGTGGCATC TGATCCAGATGCCTACCGACTCTTCAAGCTTAAGCAATACGACAGGGCTAATGTTGACCCACAGTTCTACCT GGATCTTTCAAGCAATCAACTGACTGGGCCTATTCCAGAGAGCTTAGGGAATTTGACTTTCATAAGTTTTAT TGAACTGtataacaactttctcaacGGCTCTATACCAGCATCTTTGGGTGCACTGACTTATCTGCATGTTCT GTCTATGGAAAACAATAGAATCTCCGGCAGTCTCCCACAAACACTAGGAAATTTGACAATCCTTAATTACCT CGGGGTCGCATCTAACAGTATTAGTGGGACAGTACCAAAAAGTTTTGCCAGCCTTACGAGTCTGTATGCATT TTATTTATCTGGTAACTATTTGTCTGGCCCGTTTCCTGACTTCATAGCAGCCAACTGGACTTTAATCGAAGAGAT TTTTCTCAACGGAAACAATTTCAAGGGGAAGATACCTGCCGGAATTTTTAATTTATCACATCTAGAAATGTT GTCAATAAGTGATGTTGAAGCTGACTCTCATTTCCAGTTCCCACCATCTATACACGTGGCGAAAAGTTTTAGTGTATT GATACTAAGAAACTGCTCAATCACTGGTCAAATTCCTTCTTACATAGGAAATATGTTATCATTAACGAACAT AGACTTGAGCTTCAACAGGTTAACGGGTAGAATCCCAGATTCTTTGAAAAACTTAAATGTAACTCACAT GTCTTTTTCAAAAAATATGCTTACTGGGAAAATTCCTGATTGGATTCAAAATGCAGTATGGAGCAAGAT GACAGACACAATCAAGGAGAAGTCTTGTCCCCGAAAACCTAAGT ATCATTCATTGTTCATAAATTGTGGCGGTGGGGAAACACGTGGTGCTGATGGAAATCTTTATGATCAAGATAATGATACGTTACTATATTACCAGAGTCCAAAAGGAAACTGGGCTCGGAGTAGTGTTGGAAACAGCTACGACTATGCTTCCGATGGCAATTCTAGTAAATTGTTAAAAAACGTTAGATGTGGGCTTTCATCTGAAGCACGTTTATACGATACAGCTCGCATTTCCTTTGTCTCTTTAAAATATTACGGGTTCTGTTTACGTAAAGGCAAATACCGTGTAGCACTTCACTTTGCTGAGATTGTTGATGAAGTTACAGATATTCTTGAGGATATTGATTTTAGAAGTACAGATAAACGCACATTTGATGTATATATTCAG GGTAAGAGACGACTAAAGGATTTCAACATTATAGACAATGCAGGAGGTCCGaataaagaatatatacaaacttTCACGCATGTTTATGTAAACGATAGTACATTAGAGATCCACTTCTACTCTCGATCCGCTGGAGAAGGGACACTTGATGGACCTCTCATATCTGCTATAACCGTAACTCCAG AGTACAAGCAACAACTATCTCCTTTGCAAACAGCGCTCATTACTGTGGCTTCAATCATAGTTTTCTTGTTGCTTTTATTACTTTTTGCCTGGATGATGGGGTGGCTGGGGAATACAGATCACTTACAAG AAATAGATATAGGTATAGAAAAGCCTGTCACCCTCAAACAATTAAAAGATGCTACTCGGAATTTTAGCAAGAGGAATGAGATTGCTCAAGGGGGTTTTGGGACCGTTTACAAG GCTGAAGTGCAAGGGAAAATTGTAGCCGTGAAGAAACTTCGCTCTCATTGCCAGGAAAGGATCaatgagttcataaatgaattTTATACCTTAAAAGCAATGAGTCAAGAGAACCTTGTTCAGTTGCTGGACATTTACAACGCAAAAGGCCTGCATTTGCTCATCTATGAATATATGGAGAACAACTCCCTTGCACATGCCTTATTTG ACTCAAAGTCCAAATTGAAACTTGACTGGGAAGTTAGGTTTAACATTTGCCTGGGAATAGCTAGGGGATTGGAGTATCTACATGAGCATCCCAGGATGAAGATAGTTCACAGCGACATTAAATCCACTAATATTCTTCTCGATGGAAACCTTAAGGCTAAAATATCAGACTTTGGATTGGCAAGACTTTACACCGAAGatgatcaattcaagttcatcaaagTAGAAGTGCCACA AGGATATATGGCACCTGAGTATGTTCGAGGAATTGTGACATCTAAAGCCGATGTCTACAGTTTTGGGGTGGTTATACTTGAAACTGTTAGTGGAAGGACAAATGCAGGATACAGGCGAGATAGCCAGGAAAGTGAATTTCTTCTAGACACG GCTTATGATTTACATCGGAAAGGAAGGTTGGTGGACTTGGTTGACAAAACCTTGTCCAACAAGTATGATGCAAAACAAGCCATAATCATTTTGAATTTAGCAGTAAAGTGCACCAATATATCTCCAACTCTGAGGCCTACTATGTCTGAAGTAGTGAGTGTTCTCGTTGGCGACAAAAAAATTGAGGAGATTTGTACTCCTGCTCTTAGTGATAGTCACCTTGCTCAAGTTGATTCCTCTGTTTCTATGGAAGCAACCTCGAGAGCATCCACATCATCCAATTTGATCAAAGGGGAAGAGGAAACAGAACACATTTATGAGAGTACCCCCTAG
- the LOC112196094 gene encoding probable LRR receptor-like serine/threonine-protein kinase At1g53430 isoform X2 yields the protein MGTEASSRLVSVTITSICLIFTLSQLGSEFKYQSVAQKLPDEEARALKRVVEKLALNYRISSKGCNKSGKYDIKCECSFQNHTICRVTKITLRASSLTGFIPEELGNLTHLRELDLSNNQLTGPIPASLGNLSSLYKLNLQENQLTGPIPASLGNMKFRVSFAKDHTSHRSMVVSFELDLSDNQLDGFIPATLMNVAVSSVASDPDAYRLFKLKQYDRANVDPQFYLDLSSNQLTGPIPESLGNLTFISFIELYNNFLNGSIPASLGALTYLHVLSMENNRISGSLPQTLGNLTILNYLGVASNSISGTVPKSFASLTSLYAFYLSGNYLSGPFPDFIAANWTLIEEIFLNGNNFKGKIPAGIFNLSHLEMLSISDVEADSHFQFPPSIHVAKSFSVLILRNCSITGQIPSYIGNMLSLTNIDLSFNRLTGRIPDSLKNLNVTHMSFSKNMLTGKIPDWIQNAVWSKMDFSYNNFSKLTFKPSPNLQLNLFSSCCNSSTCLPNSTDTIKEKSCPRKPKYHSLFINCGGGETRGADGNLYDQDNDTLLYYQSPKGNWARSSVGNSYDYASDGNSSKLLKNVRCGLSSEARLYDTARISFVSLKYYGFCLRKGKYRVALHFAEIVDEVTDILEDIDFRSTDKRTFDVYIQGKRRLKDFNIIDNAGGPNKEYIQTFTHVYVNDSTLEIHFYSRSAGEGTLDGPLISAITVTPEYKQQLSPLQTALITVASIIVFLLLLLLFAWMMGWLGNTDHLQEIDIGIEKPVTLKQLKDATRNFSKRNEIAQGGFGTVYKAEVQGKIVAVKKLRSHCQERINEFINEFYTLKAMSQENLVQLLDIYNAKGLHLLIYEYMENNSLAHALFDSKSKLKLDWEVRFNICLGIARGLEYLHEHPRMKIVHSDIKSTNILLDGNLKAKISDFGLARLYTEDDQFKFIKVEVPQGYMAPEYVRGIVTSKADVYSFGVVILETVSGRTNAGYRRDSQESEFLLDTAYDLHRKGRLVDLVDKTLSNKYDAKQAIIILNLAVKCTNISPTLRPTMSEVVSVLVGDKKIEEICTPALSDSHLAQVDSSVSMEATSRASTSSNLIKGEEETEHIYESTP from the exons ATGGGGACCGAAGCTTCATCGAGACTTGTCAGCGTTACTATTACAAGTATATGCCTCATCTTTACTCTTTCTCAGCTTGGTTCTGAATTCAAATATCAGAGTGTAGCTCAAAAGTTGCCCGATGAAGAAG CGAGAGCTCTTAAGCGAGTAGTAGAGAAGTTGGCGTTAAACTATCGAATATCCTCTAAAGGGTGCAATAAGAGCGGTAAGTATGACATCAAATGTGAATGCAGTTTTCAAAACCACACCATTTGCCGCGTCACAAAAAT TACACTGAGGGCTAGCAGTTTGACTGGATTTATACCTGAAGAACTAGGCAATCTCACACATCTGAGAGAACT GGATCTCAGTAACAATCAATTGACTGGTCCTATACCCGCTAGCTTGGGAAATTTATCTTCGCTTTACAAGCT GAACCTTCAGGAAAATCAATTGACCGGGCCCATTCCGGCGAGTTTGGGAAATATGAAATTTCGAGTATCATT CGCCAAGGATCATACTTCGCACCGCAGCATGGTTGTTAGCTTCGAACT AGATCTTTCAGACAATCAATTGGATGGATTCATACCAGCCACTTTAATGAATGTGGCTGTCTCTTCTGTGGCATC TGATCCAGATGCCTACCGACTCTTCAAGCTTAAGCAATACGACAGGGCTAATGTTGACCCACAGTTCTACCT GGATCTTTCAAGCAATCAACTGACTGGGCCTATTCCAGAGAGCTTAGGGAATTTGACTTTCATAAGTTTTAT TGAACTGtataacaactttctcaacGGCTCTATACCAGCATCTTTGGGTGCACTGACTTATCTGCATGTTCT GTCTATGGAAAACAATAGAATCTCCGGCAGTCTCCCACAAACACTAGGAAATTTGACAATCCTTAATTACCT CGGGGTCGCATCTAACAGTATTAGTGGGACAGTACCAAAAAGTTTTGCCAGCCTTACGAGTCTGTATGCATT TTATTTATCTGGTAACTATTTGTCTGGCCCGTTTCCTGACTTCATAGCAGCCAACTGGACTTTAATCGAAGAGAT TTTTCTCAACGGAAACAATTTCAAGGGGAAGATACCTGCCGGAATTTTTAATTTATCACATCTAGAAATGTT GTCAATAAGTGATGTTGAAGCTGACTCTCATTTCCAGTTCCCACCATCTATACACGTGGCGAAAAGTTTTAGTGTATT GATACTAAGAAACTGCTCAATCACTGGTCAAATTCCTTCTTACATAGGAAATATGTTATCATTAACGAACAT AGACTTGAGCTTCAACAGGTTAACGGGTAGAATCCCAGATTCTTTGAAAAACTTAAATGTAACTCACAT GTCTTTTTCAAAAAATATGCTTACTGGGAAAATTCCTGATTGGATTCAAAATGCAGTATGGAGCAAGAT GGATTTTTCATACAATAATTTTTCAAAGCTAACCTTTAAACCGTCACCCAATCTACAACT GAATTTGTTTTCCTCCTGCTGCAACTCCTCAACTTGTCTGCCAAATTC GACAGACACAATCAAGGAGAAGTCTTGTCCCCGAAAACCTAAGT ATCATTCATTGTTCATAAATTGTGGCGGTGGGGAAACACGTGGTGCTGATGGAAATCTTTATGATCAAGATAATGATACGTTACTATATTACCAGAGTCCAAAAGGAAACTGGGCTCGGAGTAGTGTTGGAAACAGCTACGACTATGCTTCCGATGGCAATTCTAGTAAATTGTTAAAAAACGTTAGATGTGGGCTTTCATCTGAAGCACGTTTATACGATACAGCTCGCATTTCCTTTGTCTCTTTAAAATATTACGGGTTCTGTTTACGTAAAGGCAAATACCGTGTAGCACTTCACTTTGCTGAGATTGTTGATGAAGTTACAGATATTCTTGAGGATATTGATTTTAGAAGTACAGATAAACGCACATTTGATGTATATATTCAG GGTAAGAGACGACTAAAGGATTTCAACATTATAGACAATGCAGGAGGTCCGaataaagaatatatacaaacttTCACGCATGTTTATGTAAACGATAGTACATTAGAGATCCACTTCTACTCTCGATCCGCTGGAGAAGGGACACTTGATGGACCTCTCATATCTGCTATAACCGTAACTCCAG AGTACAAGCAACAACTATCTCCTTTGCAAACAGCGCTCATTACTGTGGCTTCAATCATAGTTTTCTTGTTGCTTTTATTACTTTTTGCCTGGATGATGGGGTGGCTGGGGAATACAGATCACTTACAAG AAATAGATATAGGTATAGAAAAGCCTGTCACCCTCAAACAATTAAAAGATGCTACTCGGAATTTTAGCAAGAGGAATGAGATTGCTCAAGGGGGTTTTGGGACCGTTTACAAG GCTGAAGTGCAAGGGAAAATTGTAGCCGTGAAGAAACTTCGCTCTCATTGCCAGGAAAGGATCaatgagttcataaatgaattTTATACCTTAAAAGCAATGAGTCAAGAGAACCTTGTTCAGTTGCTGGACATTTACAACGCAAAAGGCCTGCATTTGCTCATCTATGAATATATGGAGAACAACTCCCTTGCACATGCCTTATTTG ACTCAAAGTCCAAATTGAAACTTGACTGGGAAGTTAGGTTTAACATTTGCCTGGGAATAGCTAGGGGATTGGAGTATCTACATGAGCATCCCAGGATGAAGATAGTTCACAGCGACATTAAATCCACTAATATTCTTCTCGATGGAAACCTTAAGGCTAAAATATCAGACTTTGGATTGGCAAGACTTTACACCGAAGatgatcaattcaagttcatcaaagTAGAAGTGCCACA AGGATATATGGCACCTGAGTATGTTCGAGGAATTGTGACATCTAAAGCCGATGTCTACAGTTTTGGGGTGGTTATACTTGAAACTGTTAGTGGAAGGACAAATGCAGGATACAGGCGAGATAGCCAGGAAAGTGAATTTCTTCTAGACACG GCTTATGATTTACATCGGAAAGGAAGGTTGGTGGACTTGGTTGACAAAACCTTGTCCAACAAGTATGATGCAAAACAAGCCATAATCATTTTGAATTTAGCAGTAAAGTGCACCAATATATCTCCAACTCTGAGGCCTACTATGTCTGAAGTAGTGAGTGTTCTCGTTGGCGACAAAAAAATTGAGGAGATTTGTACTCCTGCTCTTAGTGATAGTCACCTTGCTCAAGTTGATTCCTCTGTTTCTATGGAAGCAACCTCGAGAGCATCCACATCATCCAATTTGATCAAAGGGGAAGAGGAAACAGAACACATTTATGAGAGTACCCCCTAG